A part of Melittangium boletus DSM 14713 genomic DNA contains:
- a CDS encoding amidohydrolase family protein: MIGGTFVIDAVTHAYNLHPSNYRAVRYAESLANLIFGLHSSLSDEDYRVPTPEGFLKNWSVRELAHILFVESEVDLAVHHVLPLQTLFHDGLCSFEKTKQIRRRYPDRFLVYAGVDPLRGTAALEDLERQVEALQPSGLKLYPAAWLGESFRHTGWRMDDPTIAFPLFERARKLGIKNIAVHKGLPMGAVPIEAYKVDDIGGAADAFPDLNFEIVHGGMAFLDETGMQLSLFPNVYVNLEVTGALLVKRERWFAESLAALLKWAGPSRIMWGSGSVFCHPHPAIYKFWHDFQLPDDLVSVAGMQLTPEVKKMILGGNYARYAGVDVAAVQARIAQDEFSQRRAERLASPYSYQGDGHDE, encoded by the coding sequence ATGATCGGCGGAACCTTCGTCATCGACGCGGTGACCCACGCGTACAACCTGCACCCATCCAACTACCGCGCCGTGCGCTACGCCGAGTCCCTGGCGAACCTCATCTTCGGGTTGCACAGCAGCCTGTCGGACGAGGACTACCGGGTGCCCACGCCCGAGGGCTTCCTCAAGAACTGGTCCGTGCGGGAGCTGGCCCACATCCTCTTCGTGGAGAGCGAGGTGGACCTGGCCGTCCACCACGTGCTGCCCCTGCAGACGCTGTTTCATGACGGGCTGTGCTCGTTCGAGAAGACGAAGCAGATCCGCAGGCGCTACCCGGACCGCTTCCTGGTGTACGCGGGCGTGGATCCCCTCCGGGGCACGGCGGCGCTGGAGGATCTGGAGCGGCAGGTGGAAGCACTCCAGCCGAGCGGCTTGAAGCTCTACCCGGCGGCGTGGCTGGGCGAGTCGTTCCGGCACACCGGCTGGCGCATGGATGATCCCACCATCGCGTTCCCGCTCTTCGAGCGGGCGCGCAAGCTGGGCATCAAGAACATCGCGGTCCACAAGGGCCTGCCCATGGGCGCGGTGCCCATCGAGGCCTACAAGGTGGACGACATCGGCGGCGCGGCCGATGCCTTCCCGGATCTCAACTTCGAGATCGTCCACGGTGGCATGGCCTTCCTCGACGAGACGGGCATGCAGCTGTCGCTCTTTCCCAACGTGTACGTGAACCTCGAGGTGACGGGCGCGCTCCTGGTCAAGCGCGAGCGCTGGTTCGCCGAGTCCCTGGCCGCGCTGCTCAAGTGGGCGGGCCCGTCGCGCATCATGTGGGGCTCGGGCAGCGTCTTCTGCCACCCGCACCCGGCGATATACAAGTTCTGGCACGACTTCCAGCTCCCGGACGACCTGGTGAGCGTGGCGGGCATGCAGCTCACCCCCGAGGTGAAGAAGATGATCCTCGGGGGGAACTACGCCCGGTACGCGGGCGTGGACGTCGC